In a genomic window of Helianthus annuus cultivar XRQ/B chromosome 10, HanXRQr2.0-SUNRISE, whole genome shotgun sequence:
- the LOC118483062 gene encoding autophagy-related protein 18a-like, which translates to MATVSSFSSPSWPNPNPNSNSDHHSSTATTADAGDDLASLLAPIKLTSAQPPQPQHTHEDGDDNVRDWLNQFLPDSEHPDPDRHDVTDPDPAPVTAPVYDGNLNSNVSNPNMNTPDLNRSISLLHVSFNQDHGCFACGINHGFRIYNCDPFREIFRRDFENGGGIGTVEMLFRCNILALVGGGSEPQYPPNKVMIWDDHKSRCIGELSFRSEVRGVRLRRDRIVVVLEQKILVYNFADLKLLHQIETFANPKGLCEVSQGSSNFVLVCPGLQKGQVRVEHYGLKKTKFILAHDSRIACFTLAQDGHIIATASSKGTLIRIFDTHDGTLLQEVRRGADRAEIYSLAFSSNIQWLAVSSDKGTVHVFNLKPGHGSQGVDKATESSNHNSPAHTSSSSLSFIKGVLPKYFSSEWSVAQFRLVEGSQYIVAFGHQKNTVVILGMDGSFYRCQFDPTTGGEMTQLEYRNFVKPEDSL; encoded by the exons ATGGCAACCGTCTCGTCATTCTCCTCTCCGTCTTGgccaaaccctaaccctaactcCAACTCCGACCACCACTCCTCCACGGCCACCACCGCCGACGCCGGCGACGACCTCGCATCACTACTAGCACCAATCAAATTAACCTCCGCTCAACCACCGCAACCTCAACACACTCACGAAGACGGCGACGATAACGTTCGTGATTGGCTCAACCAGTTTCTTCCAGACTCTGAACATCCGGATCCGGATCGTCACGATGTAACCGATCCGGATCCGGCTCCGGTAACCGCTCCGGTTTACGACGGTAACCTAAATTCAAATGTTTCAAACCCTAACATGAACACGCCTGATTTGAATCGATCTATTTCGCTGTTACACGTTTCGTTTAATCAGGATCACGGTTGTTTTGCTTGTGGAATTAATCATGGATTTAGAATTTATAACTGTGATCCGTTTCGCGAGATTTTcagacgagattttgaaaacggAGGTGGCATAGGGACGGTAGAGATGTTATTTCGTTGTAATATACTTGCGTTAGTTGGTGGCGGCTCGGAACCGCAGTATCCGCCAAATAAGGTTATGATTTGGGATGATCATAAGAGTAGGTGTATTGGTGAGTTGTCGTTTCGGTCTGAGGTTCGGGGAGTTCGGTTGAGGAGGGATAGGATTGTTGTTGTGTTGGAGCAGAAGATACTTGTGTATAATTTTGCGGATTTGAAGCTGTTGCATCAGATTGAGACGTTTGCGAATCCGAAGGGGCTGTGTGAGGTTTCGCAGGGGTCGAGTAATTTTGTACTTGTGTGTCCCGGGTTGCAGAAGGGGCAGGTTCGTGTTGAGCATTATGGTTTGAAGAAAACGAAGTTTATTTTGGCTCATGATTCGAGGATTGCGTGTTTTACGCTGGCGCAGGATGGGCATATTATTGCTACTGCTAGTAGCAAGGGGACGCTGATTCGGATTTTCGATACGCATGATGGGACTCTGTTGCAGGAG GTAAGAAGGGGTGCAGACAGAGCAGAAATATACAGCCTTGCATTCTCATCTAATATCCAGTGGCTAGCAGTCTCAAGTGACAAGGGCACTGTTCATGTTTTTAACCTCAAACCTGGTCATGGAAGCCAAGGCGTTGATAAGGCTACTGAATCATCCAACCATAATTCCCCTGCTCACACGTCAAGCTCATCCCTCTCTTTCATTAAAG GAGTCTTGCCCAAGTACTTCAGCTCAGAGTGGTCAGTGGCCCAGTTTCGTTTGGTTGAAGGTTCACAATACATTGTTGCGTTTGGCCACCAGAAGAATACAGTTGTTATTCTTGGCATGGATGGAAG TTTTTATAGATGCCAATTTGATCCTACAACCGGTGGGGAGATGACGCAACTGGAATATCGTAATTTTGTGAAGCCTGAAGACTCTCTCTAA